The segment AATAGTTGTTGTCGAATGGTAGTCGTCTACAAGACGCGCGTTGCTggtgaaaaattaatacaaatcatAGTgctattcaatttatttcatgtacTGTAGTAAAGAAATGTGTGTGATTAAGCTATTCATATTGTTTtagtgtttttaatttaaacatggATTCAAATTATGTTTCCCCATTGTGGTTGAAACAACTATTACAAGAATGTGaaaatgaatgtaaatattatattttctatgtagttcaatatttttcttacgtttttatatttacatattacgtttaaaattatattttataatatttaatgaggatattaattttgaattgttgCTGTAAGGTCCATacttaattaacatttattgttaTGGGGTTTACAAATACCTTCATTCTTAGTTGTAAAGCCCATTTAACGTATGTACTACCTacgattttaatattaattatgaacGGTTTCTAAATTAAAGATACCTATCTCAAATGTAGATACTATATATCTAACTGTTGTTGTACATAATGATATCAAAATAGTttagatttataaatgtttttaagttaattataatgatcTCAGAAGAAAgcgtaggtacctaatacAAATGTCATTTATGGCATCagtcttgtttttatttatttttaggaggATATAGTTTTACGAAAATCATTCGAATATCACGTCATGAACGATATTGAATGACCTTTTCAATGAATTATGCCAAACCATCGATATTTCTATGTCGATAGTACCTATCGATAGCTTACAGTGAAGCACTTATGCGACGATGAGAGTGCAATTCTATATTGACCGTATACAGATAATTCCTTTGTGAGTCCTATCCTAGTCGCAATTTACTATTTCAAGGGTTTTTAAGATTTGGGAATCGGTGAGTgattttcgcttttatattcAATCAGTCGCAGATCAAACGTGGCCCATCAAGTTACTGGGGAAGGAAGGGCGGAAGGCCGTGTGGGCCGTGAGCACGATCCTCGGAGCCAACTCCAAGGGCATCCCAGCGCAGGCCTGCCGTCTCCTGGAGCGGTACCTGGCGGTGCGGTGTCAGGAAGCTGGCCCCCTACTTACTAGTGAGTATACACCACATACATACACTTTATTACTTACCCCGCGTTCTCATTGTGATATACATTCctacatttgatattttcgcACTGCTTTGTCTCAGAGAGAACTACCCGTCACATAATGTCGTCGCATagataaaaaacatttcaatttacaCAGAGTGACAAATTACACAGTGACTGCCCTTTTTATCAATCCTCCTTTTCATAAATAGATACTAACTGGTCACAAAATTGGTGTTAAATAGTTGAGACAGAGTCAGTCGTGACACCATATTTCACTCGAGACGATTCTCAACTCCTCTGTACTGTAACTAACCACACTCTTGCTGGAAACTGTTAGTTTCATACCTCGGTGTGCAATGTACTATTGTTGTCTGGCAGACTTAGAAGAACGCGAGCGTTTCAAGCAAATGCTATCGTCCCAGCTGACGGTAATAATAGCGGCGTGCGTACAACTGGCGTCGAAAATGTCATGCGCGGCCACCGCGCTCAGCCCGAAGGTCCTGCAGTTCTGTCTCCTGCGCAGGGGCATCCTCTGCACTGTCAAGGACATCAACCGGACTGAGTTACaagtatttgataaattaggTTC is part of the Plodia interpunctella isolate USDA-ARS_2022_Savannah chromosome Z, ilPloInte3.2, whole genome shotgun sequence genome and harbors:
- the LOC128683033 gene encoding uncharacterized protein LOC128683033, with the protein product MDSNYVSPLWLKQLLQECENEFADQTWPIKLLGKEGRKAVWAVSTILGANSKGIPAQACRLLERYLAVRCQEAGPLLTNLEERERFKQMLSSQLTVIIAACVQLASKMSCAATALSPKVLQFCLLRRGILCTVKDINRTELQVFDKLGCKIPLFTSVDCAELLAVEVGLPLCILRDIGLLVNIAEYHRDLLDQIVKDTVKLPASTMFNYTSLRTLHLAAGAVAAGARHFGHATVKPVSKLAKLTRAPVVYIKCIASVLLNDILRQDSDEPVPCKKRKV